A window from Longibacter salinarum encodes these proteins:
- the uvrA gene encoding excinuclease ABC subunit UvrA — MHERITIRGAREHNLQNVDLDIPRNDLVVITGLSGSGKSSLAFDTIFAEGQRRYMESLSAYARQFLEMMERPEVDYIDGLSPVISIEQKTVSGNPRSTVGTVTEVYDFLRLLYARAATAYSYETGNRMRKQSDDEIIDGILDVPEGTRLMILAPVVKARKGHYRELFEQTASQGFERFRIDGEMREYEKGMKLDRYKTHDIEVVIDRLVVKDGIRARVNKSVSTALDMGGGTLIASIVSGSPEGVEEGDHLFSRHLVDPETGLSYDEASPNMFSFNTPYGACQECDGLGVTNELDKELMIPDPSKTIQQGGLVPLGKPRDIWIFSQLEAVAEAYNFDFETPIEELTDEQLDVILEGAGEQQFDIVYKYKGREVRYKHRYGGLYQHIWHTYENTNSSKQRRWAESFMRKMPCPKCGGGRLKKESLSYKVAGKTIADLANMDLTKLRQFFEDVELEEGRQKTIAEPIIKEVKERLDFLIGVGVGYLTLDRTARTLSGGESQRIRLATQVGTQLTGVLYVLDEPSIGLHPRDNTRLIKSLQNLRDLGNSVLVVEHDREIMEAADYVIDLGPGAGTHGGHVMTAGSPDALTVDPTERTGVAANGEATSTVAERAEAYKSDHYTFESLTAAYLQGHRAISIPEKRNPGTGESMVLKGATGHNLKGQDVEFPLGTLTAITGVSGSGKSTLVNQTLYPILARHHHRAKMVPLPHDEIEGIDNIDKVIEIDQQPIGRTPRSNPATYTKLMDYLRDLFAKVPEAKIRGYDKGRFSFNTKGGRCKKCDGTGTVKLEMNFLPDVEVTCDECGGKRYNEETLQVRFKGKSIADVLAMTVSEALEFFENQPRIMRKLRTLDAVGLGYITLGQQSTTLSGGEAQRVKLSKELSRPGTGDTLYILDEPTTGMHFEDIRHLLNVLRALVKKGNTVIVIEHNMDVVKTADHVIDLGPEGGEGGGEIVFAGTPEALADADTHTSPFIREELERARLVAQMEDEDVDLDSMSDDDSDITDGLDEEPEEEAEDMGMAA; from the coding sequence ATGCACGAACGCATCACGATCCGCGGCGCGCGCGAGCACAACCTGCAGAACGTCGACCTCGATATTCCCCGCAACGATCTCGTGGTCATCACGGGCCTGTCGGGCTCTGGCAAGTCGAGCCTTGCTTTCGATACGATCTTTGCCGAGGGGCAGCGGCGCTACATGGAGAGCCTGTCGGCCTACGCCCGGCAGTTTCTCGAAATGATGGAGCGGCCGGAGGTCGACTACATCGACGGTCTCTCGCCGGTCATTTCCATCGAGCAGAAGACGGTCTCGGGCAACCCGCGGTCAACCGTTGGCACGGTCACGGAGGTGTACGACTTTCTTCGTCTGCTCTATGCTCGTGCGGCGACGGCCTATTCGTACGAGACCGGCAACCGGATGCGGAAGCAATCGGACGATGAGATTATCGACGGCATCCTGGATGTGCCGGAGGGCACCCGCCTGATGATTCTCGCTCCGGTGGTGAAGGCCCGGAAAGGGCATTACCGCGAGCTGTTCGAGCAGACGGCCAGCCAGGGCTTCGAGCGCTTCCGTATCGACGGCGAGATGCGCGAGTACGAGAAGGGCATGAAGCTCGATCGCTACAAGACACACGACATCGAGGTGGTGATCGATCGCCTCGTCGTGAAAGACGGTATTCGCGCCCGGGTGAACAAGTCCGTCAGCACGGCGCTTGACATGGGCGGCGGTACGCTCATAGCCAGCATCGTGTCGGGCTCGCCGGAGGGCGTCGAGGAGGGCGACCATCTCTTCAGTCGCCACCTGGTGGATCCGGAGACGGGACTCAGTTACGATGAGGCGTCGCCGAACATGTTCTCGTTCAACACGCCGTATGGCGCGTGTCAGGAATGCGACGGCCTCGGGGTGACGAACGAGCTTGACAAGGAGCTGATGATCCCCGATCCGTCGAAAACCATCCAGCAGGGCGGCCTCGTTCCTCTCGGGAAGCCGCGCGACATCTGGATCTTCAGCCAGCTCGAGGCGGTGGCGGAGGCGTACAACTTCGATTTCGAGACGCCGATCGAAGAGTTGACCGACGAGCAACTCGACGTGATCCTCGAGGGGGCCGGTGAGCAGCAGTTCGACATCGTCTACAAATACAAGGGCCGTGAAGTCCGGTACAAGCACCGCTACGGCGGACTGTATCAGCACATCTGGCACACGTACGAGAACACGAATTCGTCGAAGCAGCGGCGCTGGGCGGAGTCGTTCATGCGCAAGATGCCATGTCCGAAGTGCGGCGGCGGTCGGCTCAAGAAAGAAAGTCTGAGCTACAAGGTCGCCGGCAAGACGATTGCCGACCTCGCCAACATGGACCTGACGAAGCTCCGCCAGTTCTTCGAGGACGTGGAGCTGGAGGAAGGACGCCAGAAGACGATCGCCGAACCGATCATTAAAGAGGTGAAGGAACGCCTCGACTTCCTGATTGGCGTCGGCGTCGGATACCTGACCCTCGATCGCACGGCGCGCACGCTCTCCGGTGGTGAAAGTCAGCGGATTCGCCTCGCAACGCAGGTCGGGACGCAGCTCACCGGTGTGCTGTATGTTTTGGATGAGCCATCCATCGGCCTGCATCCGCGCGACAACACGCGCCTGATCAAGAGCCTGCAGAACCTTCGCGATCTCGGCAACTCGGTGCTCGTGGTGGAGCACGATCGCGAGATCATGGAGGCGGCCGACTACGTGATCGACCTCGGTCCGGGCGCCGGTACGCACGGCGGACACGTCATGACGGCGGGGTCGCCCGACGCGCTGACCGTGGACCCGACCGAGCGCACGGGCGTGGCCGCGAACGGAGAGGCAACCAGCACCGTGGCCGAGCGCGCCGAGGCGTACAAGAGCGACCACTATACCTTCGAGAGCCTGACTGCGGCGTACCTGCAGGGGCATCGCGCCATCTCCATCCCGGAGAAACGGAATCCCGGGACCGGTGAATCGATGGTCCTGAAGGGTGCAACTGGCCATAACCTGAAGGGGCAGGACGTCGAGTTTCCCCTCGGGACGCTCACGGCGATCACGGGCGTGAGCGGGTCCGGTAAGTCGACGCTCGTCAACCAGACGCTCTATCCGATCCTTGCGCGGCATCATCACAGGGCGAAGATGGTCCCACTGCCGCACGATGAAATCGAGGGTATCGACAACATCGACAAGGTGATCGAGATCGACCAGCAGCCCATCGGCCGGACTCCACGGTCGAATCCGGCGACGTATACCAAGCTGATGGACTACCTGCGCGATCTCTTCGCGAAGGTGCCGGAGGCCAAGATCCGGGGGTACGACAAGGGACGCTTCAGTTTCAACACGAAGGGCGGTCGCTGCAAGAAGTGCGACGGCACCGGAACGGTGAAGCTCGAGATGAACTTCCTTCCGGACGTCGAGGTCACCTGCGACGAGTGCGGCGGCAAGCGCTACAATGAGGAGACGCTGCAGGTCCGCTTCAAGGGGAAGTCCATCGCGGACGTGCTGGCGATGACCGTGAGCGAGGCGCTGGAGTTTTTCGAGAACCAGCCGCGCATCATGCGTAAGCTCCGGACCCTGGACGCGGTCGGACTTGGCTACATCACGCTCGGCCAGCAGTCCACGACGCTGTCCGGTGGAGAAGCGCAGCGCGTGAAACTGTCCAAGGAGCTCTCGCGACCGGGAACGGGCGACACGCTCTACATTCTCGATGAGCCAACGACGGGGATGCACTTCGAGGACATCCGTCACCTGCTGAATGTGCTGCGTGCGCTTGTAAAGAAGGGCAACACCGTGATCGTTATCGAGCACAACATGGATGTGGTGAAAACCGCGGATCACGTGATCGACCTCGGGCCGGAAGGGGGCGAAGGCGGTGGAGAGATTGTCTTCGCCGGTACGCCGGAGGCACTCGCCGATGCCGATACGCACACGTCGCCCTTCATCCGGGAGGAGCTGGAACGGGCTCGCCTCGTTGCCCAGATGGAGGACGAGGATGTTGACCTCGATAGCATGAGCGATGATGACTCGGACATCACGGATGGATTAGACGAGGAACCGGAGGAAGAGGCCGAAGACATGGGGATGGCGGCGTGA
- a CDS encoding transglutaminase domain-containing protein: MSLCTKHVRYLRPLLIAISLLGISVTSGHTQPVEPGPAEWKEISDAELDFTEYPADSNATAVILSDVGRLEISRRDRFRLERSTRVKLLDEAAFDEHGTVSLTYRSAHNREDVRSIEGHTFVRSDDGSIQLVEIHDNDIFEEEIRDGVHRVTFTLPNLEPGAVIEYRYESYSKDVLSLPTWHFQSSEPTVYSEYETRIPNWLDYIIMTHGSNDFDEKTDREVMNERRKRWVATNIPALRAEPFITTLENYRMSLTFQLNRYKNPRTGQERHFITSWPTLAEMLIEDPRLGEQLGRHGNVNDRVESIVDHLKSKEEKMQAIYSFVANTMNWDGRSSAFASKGGLDDALERGRGTTGDINLLLCSMLRIAGIDAYPVLISTRSNGAPMPIYPFLSQFNSVIVQLEIDDEPIFLDATSPARPMGMLPYRALNGQGWKIAAKPTWIPIPPTATQFRSSLIRASISPSGDVSANVSVTNKSISAVRNRERLAEAESPQAFIRDALLDSEADVKDVTTSGLTVDDPNLQTSATVTLPSYAQVAGDTIYLNPVIIGRPEENPLKAETRSFPVDFGYPRQSIYTLSLMIPEGWEIAEMPENKVVEMTDNVAFQRIVQANDQVISMRIIQVLNSTRFAPDVYDKLRGYFEDITAAQNEPIVLKRTTEDGTSESR, translated from the coding sequence ATGTCTTTGTGTACCAAGCACGTTCGATACCTTCGTCCCCTTCTGATTGCGATATCCCTTCTGGGTATATCGGTCACGTCAGGTCACACCCAGCCGGTCGAACCGGGTCCCGCAGAGTGGAAAGAAATCTCGGATGCGGAACTGGACTTCACCGAATACCCCGCCGACTCAAATGCTACGGCCGTAATTCTATCCGATGTCGGTCGGCTTGAGATCTCCCGCCGTGACCGTTTCCGTCTCGAACGCTCAACCCGCGTTAAGCTGCTCGACGAGGCCGCGTTCGACGAACACGGTACCGTGTCGCTCACCTATCGCTCCGCTCACAACCGGGAAGATGTCCGCAGCATTGAGGGCCACACGTTCGTCCGGAGCGACGACGGATCGATCCAGCTAGTCGAAATCCATGACAACGATATCTTTGAAGAGGAAATACGTGACGGCGTCCACCGCGTTACCTTCACGCTGCCCAACCTGGAGCCGGGCGCGGTGATCGAATACCGGTACGAGTCCTACTCCAAGGACGTTCTTTCCCTACCGACCTGGCACTTCCAGTCGTCAGAGCCAACCGTGTATAGCGAATACGAGACTCGCATTCCGAACTGGCTCGATTACATCATTATGACTCACGGTTCGAACGACTTCGACGAGAAAACCGACAGGGAAGTGATGAATGAGCGTCGCAAACGCTGGGTGGCAACAAACATTCCCGCCCTCCGCGCGGAGCCGTTCATAACCACGCTCGAAAATTACAGGATGTCTCTGACCTTTCAGCTGAATCGGTACAAGAATCCTCGTACAGGACAGGAAAGGCATTTCATCACATCGTGGCCAACGCTCGCCGAGATGCTTATTGAGGACCCGAGACTTGGGGAGCAACTCGGCCGTCACGGCAATGTCAACGATCGCGTCGAATCGATCGTCGACCACCTCAAATCGAAGGAGGAAAAGATGCAGGCAATCTATTCCTTCGTAGCGAACACCATGAACTGGGATGGTCGCAGTAGCGCGTTCGCTTCGAAAGGAGGCCTGGACGACGCTCTGGAACGAGGGAGAGGAACGACAGGGGACATCAACCTTCTGCTCTGCTCCATGCTTCGAATCGCCGGCATTGACGCTTACCCCGTACTCATCAGCACGCGAAGCAACGGTGCGCCCATGCCTATCTACCCGTTCCTATCGCAGTTCAACTCGGTGATCGTCCAGTTAGAAATTGATGACGAGCCTATCTTTCTCGATGCCACGAGTCCTGCCCGTCCCATGGGTATGCTCCCGTACCGTGCCCTGAACGGGCAGGGGTGGAAGATTGCAGCGAAGCCAACGTGGATCCCCATTCCCCCGACGGCTACCCAGTTTCGCAGCAGCCTGATCCGCGCGAGCATTTCCCCAAGCGGCGATGTCTCGGCGAATGTCAGCGTCACGAATAAATCCATCTCTGCGGTTCGAAATCGCGAACGCCTTGCAGAAGCCGAATCTCCACAAGCCTTCATTCGAGATGCACTACTGGATTCGGAGGCAGACGTCAAGGATGTCACAACCTCCGGCCTCACGGTCGACGATCCAAATCTTCAGACGTCTGCAACCGTCACCCTTCCATCATACGCTCAGGTTGCCGGTGACACGATATACCTGAACCCGGTAATTATCGGGCGGCCGGAAGAGAACCCGTTAAAAGCGGAGACGCGGTCCTTCCCGGTCGATTTCGGATATCCTCGCCAAAGCATCTACACGCTGTCTCTCATGATTCCGGAAGGCTGGGAGATTGCGGAAATGCCGGAAAACAAGGTTGTCGAAATGACAGACAACGTCGCCTTTCAGCGCATAGTGCAGGCAAACGACCAAGTAATTAGCATGCGAATAATACAGGTATTAAACAGTACGCGCTTTGCTCCCGACGTGTACGATAAGCTGCGAGGCTACTTTGAAGACATCACCGCTGCTCAGAATGAGCCGATCGTTCTGAAACGCACCACCGAAGACGGGACAAGCGAGTCTCGCTAA
- a CDS encoding M14 metallopeptidase family protein, producing the protein MPSFRSMVRPSGRLLSLALALLLAISSGTALPTAHAQVKPGDIPENYYFPATTAFDEAIPSPSDFLGYDIGTYHTRHARIVAYFRELARASDRVEIRDVGRTNEFRPMIYAVITSPENHANLESLRQQHLAISDPAADAPDLAEQPIVVQLGYGVHGNETSSSEVAMLQAYALAAEQGSEAEERLEKGIFLVEPVLNPDGRDRHTNWANMHRGDPLVADPLDREHNEVWPSGRTNHYWFDLNRDWLPLTQIESRNRVAFYHRWRPNLVTDVHEMGTDNTYFFEPTEPVDSWNPLVPDRVYTELTAPFADAYAEALDDIGTLYFTKEIFDNSYPGYGSTYPNMQGGLGFVFEQASARGHIQQSDSRLVTFPYTIRNQLRTSLATVETAIEQRERLLRHQRTFFTSALDEAEDFPVSAYVFGNDENQSRTRAFLDLLLQHQIEVYELNETAEYDGQTFSPGSAYVVPTRQAQHRMVRTMFEKVTSFADSVFYDTSAWSMALSYGLPHHGVERGSVPRGERVTTVPSPDGIGRVPESSYAYLVDWTEDPAAQVLNALLEHGLTVKAAFEPFEIQTDRGPVSYPRGSVLLPVQPQSISADSLHRVVEAVEKEAGMNIDAVPSGFARSGIDLGSPAFQPIEKPNALMIVGNGVSGYEAGQVWYVLDTRVDMPITKVARADLDRVHLPDYNALVMVSGRYDDLPQRFMDDLQRWIEAGNTLITIRGATPWAIRSGLANDSTLIDGMDSVPTASIGESDDMPARFDYETAADRRGAQRIGGAIFEADLDLTHPLGFGYTPRSLPVYRDHDILLPPAANPFSTVAQYVDAPRLSGYVSEANRDTLGGTASLVVDQVGRGRIVLFADNPNFRGMWLGTGRLFFNALFFGSHIYTP; encoded by the coding sequence ATGCCCTCCTTCCGCTCGATGGTTCGCCCGTCCGGCCGTCTTCTTTCGCTGGCCCTTGCCCTTCTGCTCGCCATCTCCAGCGGTACGGCCCTCCCGACCGCCCACGCACAGGTCAAGCCCGGCGACATACCCGAGAACTACTATTTCCCGGCCACAACGGCCTTCGACGAAGCGATTCCCTCCCCCTCCGACTTTCTCGGATACGACATCGGGACGTACCACACGCGCCATGCTCGCATCGTGGCGTACTTCCGTGAGCTGGCTCGCGCCTCCGACCGCGTCGAAATCCGCGACGTGGGCCGGACGAACGAGTTTCGACCGATGATCTACGCTGTCATCACCTCGCCGGAGAATCACGCGAACCTGGAGTCGCTCCGTCAGCAGCACCTCGCCATCAGCGACCCGGCGGCCGATGCTCCGGACCTCGCCGAGCAGCCGATTGTCGTTCAGCTGGGGTACGGCGTGCACGGCAACGAGACGTCGTCCAGCGAGGTCGCGATGCTACAGGCGTACGCGCTTGCCGCTGAGCAGGGATCCGAGGCGGAGGAGCGGCTGGAGAAGGGCATTTTTCTCGTCGAACCGGTGCTCAACCCGGACGGGCGCGACCGGCATACGAACTGGGCGAACATGCACCGCGGCGATCCGCTGGTCGCCGACCCGCTCGACCGGGAGCACAACGAGGTGTGGCCGAGCGGGCGCACGAACCACTACTGGTTCGACCTCAACCGGGACTGGCTCCCGCTCACGCAGATCGAGAGCCGCAACCGCGTCGCCTTCTACCACCGCTGGCGCCCGAACCTCGTGACGGACGTCCACGAGATGGGCACAGACAACACATACTTTTTCGAGCCGACGGAGCCGGTCGACTCCTGGAATCCGCTGGTTCCGGACCGGGTCTACACGGAGCTTACTGCTCCGTTTGCCGATGCTTACGCTGAAGCGCTCGACGATATCGGCACCTTGTATTTCACGAAGGAGATTTTCGACAACTCCTACCCGGGCTACGGATCGACGTATCCGAACATGCAGGGCGGACTGGGATTCGTCTTCGAGCAGGCCAGCGCCCGCGGCCACATTCAGCAGAGTGACAGCCGGCTCGTCACCTTTCCCTATACGATCCGCAACCAGCTTCGCACGTCGCTCGCTACGGTGGAAACCGCGATCGAGCAGCGTGAACGCCTCCTCCGGCACCAGCGCACCTTCTTCACCTCTGCGCTGGACGAGGCCGAGGATTTTCCGGTTTCTGCCTACGTCTTCGGGAACGATGAGAATCAGAGTCGGACGAGGGCTTTCCTCGACCTTCTTCTCCAGCATCAGATTGAGGTCTACGAACTAAATGAGACGGCCGAATATGACGGCCAGACCTTCTCCCCGGGCTCGGCCTACGTCGTTCCGACCCGGCAGGCCCAACACCGGATGGTCCGGACAATGTTCGAAAAGGTGACGTCGTTTGCGGATAGCGTCTTCTACGACACCTCCGCGTGGTCGATGGCACTCTCCTACGGCCTGCCGCATCACGGAGTGGAGCGAGGCTCCGTGCCCCGCGGCGAGCGAGTAACCACGGTGCCATCCCCCGACGGAATCGGACGTGTCCCAGAGAGCTCGTATGCATATCTCGTCGACTGGACGGAAGACCCAGCCGCCCAGGTGCTGAATGCGCTACTCGAGCACGGACTCACCGTGAAAGCGGCATTCGAACCCTTCGAAATACAGACGGATCGAGGCCCGGTCTCCTATCCGCGCGGCTCTGTGCTTCTCCCCGTCCAGCCGCAGTCGATTTCCGCAGATAGCCTGCACCGCGTCGTCGAGGCCGTCGAGAAAGAGGCCGGAATGAACATCGACGCCGTACCGAGCGGATTTGCTCGCAGCGGGATCGACCTCGGTAGCCCGGCCTTTCAGCCGATCGAAAAGCCCAACGCGCTCATGATCGTTGGAAACGGCGTGTCGGGGTACGAAGCCGGGCAGGTCTGGTACGTACTCGACACGCGCGTCGATATGCCCATCACGAAGGTGGCTCGTGCGGATCTGGATCGTGTCCACCTGCCGGATTACAATGCACTCGTCATGGTCTCCGGCCGATACGATGACCTGCCCCAGCGCTTCATGGATGACCTCCAGCGGTGGATCGAGGCCGGGAATACGCTAATAACGATTCGGGGCGCGACGCCGTGGGCGATTCGCTCGGGCCTCGCCAACGACTCAACACTCATCGATGGCATGGATTCCGTCCCAACGGCCTCAATCGGGGAGAGCGACGATATGCCGGCCCGTTTCGACTACGAAACCGCAGCGGACCGTCGGGGCGCGCAGCGCATCGGCGGCGCTATTTTCGAAGCCGACCTCGACCTGACACACCCGCTCGGATTCGGCTACACGCCGCGCAGCCTGCCGGTCTACCGGGACCACGACATCCTGCTTCCGCCCGCTGCGAATCCGTTCAGCACCGTCGCCCAGTACGTCGATGCCCCTCGCCTGAGCGGATACGTCTCCGAAGCGAATCGGGACACGCTCGGAGGCACCGCGTCTCTCGTCGTCGACCAGGTCGGCCGGGGACGCATCGTTCTCTTCGCGGACAACCCGAACTTCCGCGGCATGTGGCTCGGAACCGGACGCCTCTTCTTCAACGCCCTGTTTTTCGGCTCTCACATCTACACTCCCTAG
- a CDS encoding DUF4397 domain-containing protein: MKNVLAVLFSMLLVVTLVGCDSNDDDDNGDDTTQTAQVRFVHSSPDAGPVDVFLDDQEVAGDFAYSASPVNASDYLDVPVGTDATIEVRAQDGTVVNSVSVDQANLAADARYTVIVAGAVAATTEAPEAILLRDQFPDLGAGQIGLRLVHGSALAEDNFANGVDVYIAEAGQDDLSGLTPLVADFTFTQDTGSRLLGTSGAFATRELSSGPQQSVYVTAAGGTQPALEVPIGQGTGELPITEGAYVTGIAADIPTAEGGLAVGAQAIIEDAPSDN, translated from the coding sequence ATGAAGAATGTACTTGCAGTCCTCTTCAGCATGCTGCTCGTCGTAACGCTGGTCGGTTGCGACAGCAACGATGACGACGACAACGGAGATGACACGACCCAGACCGCCCAGGTCCGGTTTGTTCACTCCTCTCCGGATGCGGGCCCGGTCGATGTTTTCCTGGATGATCAGGAGGTAGCGGGAGACTTCGCATACTCCGCGTCTCCGGTCAACGCATCGGATTACCTCGACGTCCCGGTCGGTACCGATGCGACGATTGAGGTTCGCGCGCAAGACGGTACGGTCGTTAATTCGGTGAGTGTCGACCAGGCCAATCTGGCAGCCGACGCCCGGTATACGGTGATCGTCGCCGGTGCGGTTGCGGCCACGACGGAGGCGCCAGAAGCCATTCTCCTTCGCGACCAGTTCCCAGATCTTGGTGCGGGACAGATCGGCCTTCGCCTCGTCCACGGTTCAGCGCTTGCCGAGGATAACTTTGCGAACGGCGTCGATGTATACATTGCGGAAGCCGGTCAGGACGACCTGAGCGGTTTGACCCCTCTTGTTGCCGACTTCACGTTTACGCAAGATACGGGTAGCCGTCTCCTCGGCACGTCCGGTGCGTTTGCGACGCGCGAACTAAGTTCGGGGCCGCAGCAGTCCGTATACGTCACAGCGGCTGGCGGCACGCAGCCAGCGCTCGAGGTCCCGATTGGTCAGGGGACGGGTGAGCTGCCGATCACAGAAGGCGCCTACGTCACCGGTATCGCAGCTGACATACCCACCGCAGAAGGTGGTTTGGCTGTCGGTGCGCAGGCAATCATCGAAGACGCTCCGTCGGACAACTAG
- a CDS encoding aspartate/glutamate racemase family protein, producing the protein MEVKDNVIGVLGGMGPAAGVDLVSKIIDQTDARSDHEHLPVALLNYPERIIDRSTFLFDQTDLNPAFAMTEILRQLESVGAVVAGIPCNTAHAPAILDVVQDELDRTGHSIRVIHMIEETAAFMKLHMPQVETVGTLSTLAVYDLGLHRKPLEAAGFDVVVPDDDIKEEVVNRTIFDTEFGIKAQTNPVTDKARQNLVIAIDHLVEKGADAVVLGCTELPLAPMVEERSDVLLVDPAEILARVLIRETYPEALKPLAQHYAAHVPS; encoded by the coding sequence ATGGAGGTTAAAGATAATGTCATCGGTGTGCTCGGGGGCATGGGCCCCGCCGCCGGCGTTGATCTCGTCAGCAAGATCATTGATCAGACGGACGCGCGAAGCGATCACGAGCACCTCCCGGTGGCGCTGCTCAACTATCCGGAGCGCATCATCGACCGCAGCACGTTTCTGTTCGATCAGACGGATCTGAATCCAGCGTTCGCGATGACGGAGATCCTCCGGCAGCTGGAGAGCGTCGGGGCGGTCGTCGCGGGCATTCCATGCAATACCGCCCACGCGCCGGCTATTCTCGACGTGGTGCAGGACGAACTCGACCGCACAGGGCATTCGATCCGCGTGATTCATATGATTGAGGAGACGGCAGCTTTTATGAAGTTGCACATGCCGCAGGTCGAGACCGTCGGTACGTTGTCGACGCTGGCGGTGTACGACCTCGGACTGCACCGGAAGCCGCTTGAGGCGGCCGGTTTTGACGTGGTCGTCCCGGACGATGATATCAAGGAGGAGGTTGTCAATCGCACGATTTTCGATACCGAGTTCGGCATTAAGGCGCAGACCAATCCGGTCACAGACAAGGCGCGCCAGAACCTCGTGATTGCCATCGATCACCTGGTAGAGAAGGGGGCAGACGCTGTCGTACTCGGATGCACCGAACTTCCGTTGGCACCGATGGTGGAGGAGCGAAGTGACGTTCTCCTGGTCGATCCAGCAGAGATTCTTGCTCGCGTACTTATTCGCGAGACGTACCCCGAGGCGCTGAAGCCGCTCGCCCAGCATTATGCCGCGCACGTGCCGTCGTGA
- a CDS encoding metal-dependent transcriptional regulator, with translation MLSATAVPFMLSPTIEDYLKAIYKLQVRHDPPVSTSAVADAMEVSSASVTNMVQRLDELGMLVYESYRGVTLTEAGTKVALEIIRHHRLLELYLKEVMDYSWEQLHEEAEHLEHHISEEFESKLEELLDYPTHDPHGHPIPSRDGTVAEVSARPLVHVKAGTSVQVHHLEDADPKLLHHLEDLGLMPRTRVDVEERAPFDGPLTLTVHTPDGPKTEVVGRTVAAAVFVSDDVPQGRPDGV, from the coding sequence ATGCTCTCTGCTACCGCCGTACCGTTCATGCTGAGCCCGACCATAGAAGATTACCTCAAGGCGATTTATAAGCTGCAGGTTCGGCACGACCCGCCGGTGTCGACCAGCGCGGTTGCCGACGCCATGGAGGTATCGTCCGCGTCTGTCACGAATATGGTGCAGCGTCTGGATGAACTCGGGATGCTCGTCTACGAGTCATATCGCGGCGTCACCCTGACGGAAGCGGGCACGAAAGTAGCGCTCGAGATTATCCGCCATCACCGTCTTTTAGAGCTGTACCTGAAGGAGGTGATGGACTACTCGTGGGAGCAGTTGCACGAGGAAGCGGAGCACTTAGAGCACCACATTTCTGAGGAGTTTGAGAGCAAGCTGGAAGAGCTGCTCGACTACCCGACGCACGACCCGCACGGCCACCCGATCCCGTCACGCGACGGCACGGTGGCCGAAGTCAGCGCCCGCCCGCTCGTCCACGTGAAGGCGGGAACCAGCGTGCAGGTCCACCACCTGGAAGACGCCGACCCGAAGCTCCTCCATCATCTCGAAGATCTAGGCCTGATGCCGCGAACGCGCGTCGACGTCGAGGAACGCGCCCCGTTCGACGGCCCCCTCACGCTCACCGTGCACACGCCCGATGGCCCCAAGACGGAGGTTGTCGGCCGCACCGTCGCCGCGGCCGTTTTCGTGAGCGACGACGTGCCGCAGGGCAGGCCGGACGGGGTGTAG